AATGTTGATCCATACAGTGAAGCATTTACAAAAAAAAATCATTTTGCTACGAGTTTACTCCTGAATAGGTACTAAACAGAAGTTTCCTACGAAACACATTTCCAATATTGTAAGCCGACAGTACGTGATGTGTAAGCAAAATTGTTTTTGTTTTTCATAATGCATACCAAGGTAATGATAGACCGGGTCAACTGAATAATTTTTAGCTAGGAAGATTTATTTTAAAATCCGATAAGCATTTTGGGTGAAAAGGCATAAACCACCTCACTAATAAAACCTTGCAATCCCCAGCCTTCTGAGTGGTTGTGCGCCCCAAACTTACTTTAGCAGTACAATCATTGGAGCTACAAAATTATAAATTAAATCCCTAAGCATTTATGAATATTAAAATTAAGTTGCTATTCCACTTTGAAAATGGACAGCAGGATAttgcttatttttaaaaatcatacagACTACCAACTTCACAgtagaaaaacaaacaggaataacATTTGAAAAATCGGAATCTGGCGAGAAAATATCGCTTAACATGCATATCTCAGGTAAGCCAGACATTGTAAATAACCGTTCATTTTTCGAACTGTTAACTTTAAAAGCTTTCATCCCAAAGTACTGCATTAGAATCTAGCTTAATAGATATTATCAAGACAACAAATATCGAGACAATGGCCATTGAGGAGTCGGCTTGGTATTGATTGGGTCATTCAAAATAATTCACCTTTCATGGTGGACTATACAACAAGCTCATGGGTTAGATACTTTTTTCCTAACCGCCTCTTCTCATTATTCACTCTATATGTATTAAATCTAGCTTAATTAGGCACATTTTTAATAGTTTGTTTTAATGCAAATGGATACATTATTACTATAAAGTTGTGAAAGAGTGATTAATACTGCAAGACAAATGATCATGGAATTAAAGGAAGACAGGCTTTCTGGGTTGAACTATAGTTGGCTAATATGGATGTGAACTTGTTATCATTAATCTTTCCCTTCAATGGTGTTAGCATCAGAGCTACCTACACCAGCATTTGCACCTACCAATGGAGGTTGAAACTAAGCTTTCTACTACGGTAAAGCTTTGTTTAATGACACTATAAGTTAAACGCAACACTCTCCTACACTTTTGGTCGCTCTCCAGTGATGTTTGAGGCATTGTGTTTTAAAGGTAATGAGCTGCAATTTTAGGAAAAAGGACTGTGTGTTAATTAAGTATGTTAAATATTGGCGAGTAAAGCTACTTGTAGGAAGATGATTTTTACGGGAAAAAAAATCAACAGCAGCCTTTCACCCCAGCCCTACAATGTAAAATGAGAAGTGCTTACACACACAATTCCACATAATTCAGTTTCTGAGCAGGAATCTGTAAAAAATAAACATCTGGGTAATGGCTGTTTGATCAGTAAAGACTAAAGAAATTGAAAATTCCTTCAATGAGATACATCACATATACCCATTAACATCTGGCCACTTCCGATGAAACCTCTGTAGAAACTGCATTTTAGTTCAAAACCATGACTGGATTCTGTTTCACATTCATGATGTATTCTACACTGACATCATTACGTTTaacagaaacatttttttaaaaaaagactaggTTAGCCATACAATGGTCCAGCCACTGAATCTTTTGTTTGCCCGAAACACAAATGGTCGGTTAGTACATTAATATCACCAATGGCTGTCTGTCAGCAGTTTACCAGGTATCACAATCCACTTTCTTATTATATTCAGTTCCATCATAGTCTGAGTGACTTCATGCCAGTTCTCTGAAGGACTCTGGTATAACAAACTCTAATTCGGAATTGCCATCTAAGGAATTGTACCTGTAAACAGGGGTTCCTTCCTGAGGAAAAATATCATCCCAGCTTGCTGGCTTGCTGCCTCCAATGGTCTGCGCAGTCTGCGGTGGAGCATCTGCATCATCATCGTCATCTACATGATATACAATTCCATCTTCATTAATCTCAGCCATGGCACCCGATCCACTTGCAGTCAGGAATCCATACTGCCTGATCTGTAGGGTCTTGCACGGCAACAAACGGTAAAGTTTGGAATCGGAGACAGCCTCGTCTTCAGCTGCACTCTTGCCAGTCTTTTTACTATGGACTGACCTGATGTGCGATGCCATCACCTGGTAGTTGATGAAGGTCTCGCCACATGTCAAGCACTGGTATCGCCGTTCACCAGTGTGGAGAATTTCATGCTTAGTACGATATTCTGCAAGAGGGAACACTTTCTCACAGTAATGGCAAGGGTATTTCTTCTCCCAGGAATGAACATTGAAGTGCCTTCTCAGGCTAGTCAGGCAGGCATATGATCGCTTACAAACAATACAAACATAAAAGACTCGTCCATCTACAATTAACTCATAATGATCTTGTTCCCTTTTCATTCTTTTTGCATCTGGAAAGTACTGATCATTGATGAACACAGGTCTCGAGTTATTTATATGATTAGAAGAATTTTCAGGCATGATTTGAAAACTTGAGTGGCCGCCATCACCAGATACCTTGTCTCCAATCAGCAATAGCTTTCTTTCAGGGGATCTAGGCTCCTTGTTCTGTTTGGTTTCACGGTTGGCAAGGTCATCTTTGTTTGGTACCACGATATGATACGTGTTGGGGTTTGTGTCAATATTTGCATAGACTCTGCAACCTTTAGACAAAGTATCAATGGCAGCTGTTTTAACTATGGTTACCGGATGTTTGCCATCTTGAATGTACTTTGCATTTACAATCTTTGTGCTTTGTTGGTTAATTACAGTATTCTGCCAACACCCTGCGCTCCCGTCAGAGATTTTTACTTTGAAATCACCAACTTTCGGGGATGTCTCTGGCAGCAGAGTAATGCGTTTTGTTTGAATCCCTAAGTTGTCAGAATTCACTGGTATGTTGGGAACAATTATATTTGTTTGCACTAAACTGTTACTAGCTACATTGGAGGGTTGTTTAGGTGGTGTAATTTCGCTGCAGAAAATGACATCATCATTATCCTCTGAATCTTCACTACTGATTGAGGCTCGACTGTCACCTTTTGAATCCCTAAACTCTGCACTAGACAGAGAGAAAGCGTCAGTTATTCGTGGTCCCAGACCTCCTTCTTCAACATGTATTATCAAGCGTTCGGGTTCCACTGTTGGATCAGCAGCAACTTTCTGCGAAACATTGCCCTTGGAATCTGTCACAGAAACAGCACTGTCCGTAGCAGGCGCTACTGCTTTTAACTTTGAAAGCGACTCCCCCAAATCAGCTAGGAACTTTAGACCCAGGGACTGCCCAGACTGAATCAACTCACTTACAAGTTCGGCATTCACACGCACCAATTTGGAGCTGTAGATAAAATTCAGAACCTCTGCAAACACCTCTGCTCTAATAAAGTTCACTTCGAGGACTTGTCCATATGTGCTGTTCGCACCATCGGGACTGAAAAGCTGATGGAAGTAGCTACTGGCAGATGACAAGACATTCTTATGTGCTCGAAATTTGCGATCTCCCACAAT
This portion of the Scyliorhinus torazame isolate Kashiwa2021f chromosome 5, sScyTor2.1, whole genome shotgun sequence genome encodes:
- the zbtb33 gene encoding transcriptional regulator Kaiso, whose amino-acid sequence is MESKKLISATDIHHSGTLLKSLNEQRAQGLFCDITIIVGDRKFRAHKNVLSSASSYFHQLFSPDGANSTYGQVLEVNFIRAEVFAEVLNFIYSSKLVRVNAELVSELIQSGQSLGLKFLADLGESLSKLKAVAPATDSAVSVTDSKGNVSQKVAADPTVEPERLIIHVEEGGLGPRITDAFSLSSAEFRDSKGDSRASISSEDSEDNDDVIFCSEITPPKQPSNVASNSLVQTNIIVPNIPVNSDNLGIQTKRITLLPETSPKVGDFKVKISDGSAGCWQNTVINQQSTKIVNAKYIQDGKHPVTIVKTAAIDTLSKGCRVYANIDTNPNTYHIVVPNKDDLANRETKQNKEPRSPERKLLLIGDKVSGDGGHSSFQIMPENSSNHINNSRPVFINDQYFPDAKRMKREQDHYELIVDGRVFYVCIVCKRSYACLTSLRRHFNVHSWEKKYPCHYCEKVFPLAEYRTKHEILHTGERRYQCLTCGETFINYQVMASHIRSVHSKKTGKSAAEDEAVSDSKLYRLLPCKTLQIRQYGFLTASGSGAMAEINEDGIVYHVDDDDDADAPPQTAQTIGGSKPASWDDIFPQEGTPVYRYNSLDGNSELEFVIPESFRELA